In Cryptomeria japonica chromosome 10, Sugi_1.0, whole genome shotgun sequence, a genomic segment contains:
- the LOC131052621 gene encoding uncharacterized protein LOC131052621 isoform X1, with protein MASQQQKRSDDTKLKVIERCENGGADREPSWEWWEYEYPTTGKDEPIPVVSPSEPIEKDGGAPPAPGEDLPSLSDKDIQRMEEMEQSESGVWSEDMAENKPRPGEVEDPDLKERLPSDRG; from the exons ATGGCTTCTCAACAACAAAAGCGAAGTGATGATACAAAG CTGAAAGTGATTGAGAGGTGTGAAAATGGTGGTGCGGATAGAGAACCCAGTTGGGAGTGGTGGGAGTACGAATACCCCACCACAGGAAAAGATGAACCCATTCCTGTGGTAAGTCCGAGTGAGCCCATTGAAAAGGATGGCGGTGCCCCACCTGCCCCTGGAGAGGACTTGCCATCATTGTCTGATAAAGACATTCAGA GGATGGAAGAAATGGAGCAAAGTGAGAGTGGGGTGTGGTCTGAAGACATGGCTGAGAATAAGCCACGACCAGGAGAGGTGGAGGATCCAGACCTCAAAGAGAGACTTCCATCTGACCGTGGCTAA
- the LOC131052621 gene encoding uncharacterized protein LOC131052621 isoform X2 produces MIQREPSWEWWEYEYPTTGKDEPIPVVSPSEPIEKDGGAPPAPGEDLPSLSDKDIQRMEEMEQSESGVWSEDMAENKPRPGEVEDPDLKERLPSDRG; encoded by the exons ATGATACAAAG AGAACCCAGTTGGGAGTGGTGGGAGTACGAATACCCCACCACAGGAAAAGATGAACCCATTCCTGTGGTAAGTCCGAGTGAGCCCATTGAAAAGGATGGCGGTGCCCCACCTGCCCCTGGAGAGGACTTGCCATCATTGTCTGATAAAGACATTCAGA GGATGGAAGAAATGGAGCAAAGTGAGAGTGGGGTGTGGTCTGAAGACATGGCTGAGAATAAGCCACGACCAGGAGAGGTGGAGGATCCAGACCTCAAAGAGAGACTTCCATCTGACCGTGGCTAA